Proteins encoded within one genomic window of Flavobacterium oreochromis:
- a CDS encoding GEVED domain-containing protein translates to MKEFYRIKNDLFLLVFLVLFIVENRGQVSSYNFSESNGTYVSISGTAAMNPGWDENTVPNIPIGFTFNFNNSNYTACTISSNGFITFGSTSPTNSLYNPISSTISYTGAISAIGADLIDGGTKAITYSTTGTAPYRIFTIQWDDARRYSGNGNFDFQIKLYETTNTISVVYGICSPTGTTTTENINVEVGLRGTSNTDFNNRNKTNHSNWALTTTKGTFNTDSCTTNGSSAPSNGLTFTWAPIQTCLTPTAQPSALVLTPGTTTIAGNFAAASPSPNSYLVVRSNTSIKPNPINGTFYPIGSTALGANYVVIDTDSNTSFNDSGLITSTSYYYHIFSYNNTSCTGGPKYNTTNPLSASTTTTTNFTYCTPSSSSSNRYINSLESVGTVTTYANNNTGYSPGGYGNYRHINLFTQIQGGGVNLLATLPDKPNSQTIRIWIDWNNKDGLFNNTNELVYTTGSIYTELKNTLGFTIPHTIPAGTYTLRIRTFSSNTLDPCNNYSGGETEDYTITILADCSAKINAATSGTSCGAGPVTLQAYGTTDITEFRWYDSVTNILEGTSPSTIVSGQATTTWITPSLNTSKTYIVKGYNGTCQSYYNTFVDAEIKSTTEINVAASAPTICGENSQVKITATVGETKFNLLTETFSELDISDTNFRVTQTLNNTSYTNATWKLYPSPSVPISTTVFKPAISSGNIDDRFALTTSDYYNLTMTSRMITKNTVSTVGCTTATLSFRHYYSDFDNTDTAAVYYSTLASPDPANSSHWTLLIMYNSDQGLAHSFTSASYSLPVGIQNLSIKFEYKGTWAEGWAIDDVYINATKPFIPNYLWNNSSGIVYIDTNNDNVGDTPYTNQNVSSIYFAPNGLAMESPSWSTSVKSLTPNGCVSTVPISITNTTRTWKGTINNNWDIAGNWAPAFVPDATTCVIIPSTAKIIGTAYSGYGKNLTIKSTGDLELQADNNLIITDWMDIKNGGVFNVRNNANFVQKNDNPSPANTISGTFTMDRTAIGLKALDYIYWSSPVNNFPVTSVSPNSLTSKIYHWVTDYPNPNGFGFGNWFNTTENMQAGKGYIIRVANNNPTFSTTFTGAPRNGIITKTIARGPYIGSDYRGSTGRIITNLDDNLNLIGNPYPSAIDAIEFLTENQSVLEGGIQIWTHKGTISNSNPSPFYQNFSSNYSYSDYLTYTKLGSSIGSSTGADTGFNGKIAAGQGFLVKMKDGNALTANITFKNSMRTDDLNRAYNNSQFYRTTDNKKKNKQIEFGLI, encoded by the coding sequence ATGAAAGAATTTTACAGAATAAAGAATGATTTATTCCTTCTAGTATTTTTAGTTCTATTTATAGTTGAAAATAGAGGGCAAGTATCATCCTATAACTTTTCAGAAAGCAACGGAACATATGTTTCTATATCAGGTACAGCAGCAATGAACCCTGGATGGGATGAGAATACAGTTCCCAACATACCCATTGGTTTTACTTTTAATTTTAACAATTCAAACTATACTGCTTGTACTATTAGCAGTAATGGTTTCATTACATTTGGCTCTACAAGCCCTACCAATTCCTTGTACAACCCTATATCATCAACTATTAGTTACACAGGGGCTATTAGTGCAATTGGAGCAGACTTAATTGATGGTGGAACAAAAGCTATAACTTATTCAACAACAGGAACTGCTCCTTATAGAATATTTACCATTCAATGGGATGATGCCAGAAGATATAGTGGAAATGGAAATTTTGATTTCCAAATAAAATTATATGAAACAACTAATACTATATCTGTTGTTTATGGAATTTGCTCTCCAACTGGTACCACTACAACTGAAAATATAAATGTTGAAGTTGGACTAAGAGGAACCTCTAATACTGATTTCAATAATAGAAATAAAACAAATCACTCAAATTGGGCTTTAACAACAACAAAAGGAACCTTTAATACTGATTCCTGTACAACAAACGGTTCAAGTGCTCCATCTAATGGATTAACCTTTACATGGGCTCCTATTCAAACTTGTTTAACCCCTACTGCTCAACCTTCTGCTCTTGTTCTGACACCTGGTACTACAACAATAGCAGGAAATTTTGCAGCTGCAAGCCCTTCTCCTAACAGTTATCTAGTTGTACGCTCTAATACAAGTATAAAACCAAATCCGATCAATGGAACGTTTTATCCAATAGGATCTACCGCTTTAGGTGCAAATTATGTCGTAATAGACACTGACTCTAATACTTCTTTTAATGATAGCGGATTAATTACCTCTACATCTTATTATTATCATATTTTCTCTTATAATAATACAAGCTGTACTGGAGGACCTAAATATAACACAACTAACCCATTATCAGCATCTACAACTACAACTACAAATTTCACATATTGCACCCCTTCATCTTCTAGTAGTAATAGATATATAAATAGTTTAGAATCTGTAGGCACTGTAACTACATATGCTAACAACAACACAGGTTATTCTCCTGGAGGTTACGGAAATTATAGACACATTAATTTATTTACTCAAATACAAGGAGGAGGAGTTAATTTATTAGCCACTCTACCTGACAAACCCAATAGTCAAACTATAAGAATATGGATTGATTGGAATAACAAAGATGGTCTTTTTAACAACACTAATGAATTAGTTTATACTACTGGTAGTATATACACGGAACTTAAAAACACATTAGGTTTTACAATCCCTCACACAATACCAGCTGGTACTTATACACTTAGAATTAGAACTTTTTCATCAAATACTCTAGATCCTTGTAATAATTATAGTGGAGGAGAAACCGAAGATTATACAATAACGATATTGGCTGACTGTTCTGCTAAAATTAATGCTGCTACTTCTGGAACTAGTTGTGGAGCTGGTCCTGTTACCTTACAAGCATACGGAACAACAGATATTACAGAATTCAGATGGTATGATTCCGTAACTAATATTTTAGAAGGAACTAGCCCAAGTACAATAGTTTCTGGACAAGCTACGACTACATGGATAACCCCATCATTAAACACTAGTAAAACATACATTGTTAAAGGTTATAATGGAACATGTCAAAGTTACTATAACACTTTTGTAGATGCCGAAATAAAATCAACAACCGAAATCAATGTAGCGGCTTCAGCTCCCACTATTTGTGGAGAAAATTCTCAAGTAAAAATAACAGCAACCGTTGGTGAAACTAAATTTAATTTATTAACAGAAACATTTTCTGAATTAGATATTTCAGACACAAACTTTCGAGTAACACAAACGCTAAATAATACTAGCTACACTAATGCTACTTGGAAATTATACCCAAGTCCTTCTGTACCTATTAGTACAACTGTTTTCAAACCCGCTATTAGTTCAGGAAATATAGATGATCGATTTGCTTTAACCACATCTGATTACTATAATCTGACAATGACTAGTAGAATGATCACAAAAAACACTGTTTCAACTGTTGGATGTACTACTGCTACTCTAAGTTTTAGACACTATTACTCTGATTTTGACAATACAGACACAGCAGCTGTTTATTATTCAACACTTGCCTCCCCAGATCCTGCTAATAGCTCTCATTGGACATTATTAATAATGTATAATTCGGATCAAGGCTTAGCACATTCTTTTACATCTGCGAGTTATTCACTACCTGTTGGCATTCAAAACCTCTCAATAAAATTTGAATACAAAGGAACTTGGGCAGAAGGTTGGGCAATTGATGATGTATACATAAATGCAACAAAACCTTTTATACCAAACTACTTATGGAACAACTCGTCAGGTATAGTATACATTGACACAAACAACGACAATGTAGGCGATACTCCTTACACAAACCAAAATGTAAGCTCTATTTACTTTGCACCAAATGGTTTAGCAATGGAATCTCCTTCTTGGTCAACATCTGTAAAATCATTAACCCCAAATGGATGTGTATCTACCGTACCAATTAGTATTACAAATACTACCCGTACATGGAAAGGAACCATAAATAACAATTGGGATATAGCAGGAAACTGGGCTCCCGCTTTTGTGCCAGATGCTACTACTTGTGTTATTATTCCTAGTACAGCAAAAATTATAGGTACAGCATATAGTGGTTATGGAAAAAACCTAACCATTAAATCTACAGGAGACTTAGAATTACAAGCAGATAACAACTTAATCATTACGGACTGGATGGATATAAAAAATGGAGGTGTCTTCAATGTTCGTAATAACGCTAATTTTGTACAAAAAAATGACAATCCATCTCCTGCTAACACAATTTCTGGAACTTTCACCATGGATAGAACAGCAATAGGCTTAAAAGCTCTTGATTATATTTATTGGTCTTCTCCCGTAAACAATTTCCCAGTAACCAGCGTATCACCTAACAGTCTGACTAGCAAAATTTATCATTGGGTAACAGATTATCCAAATCCTAATGGTTTTGGTTTTGGAAATTGGTTTAACACAACCGAAAACATGCAAGCAGGTAAAGGATATATTATCAGAGTAGCAAATAATAACCCTACTTTTTCAACGACCTTTACAGGAGCACCAAGAAATGGTATCATTACTAAAACGATCGCTCGTGGTCCCTATATAGGAAGTGATTACAGAGGATCTACAGGACGCATTATAACTAATTTAGATGACAATTTAAACTTAATTGGAAATCCTTATCCTTCAGCCATAGATGCTATTGAGTTTTTAACTGAAAATCAATCAGTTTTAGAAGGAGGAATACAAATTTGGACTCATAAAGGAACAATATCTAACAGTAATCCATCTCCTTTTTATCAAAACTTTTCTAGTAACTATTCTTATAGTGACTATCTAACCTACACTAAATTAGGATCTAGTATAGGGAGTAGTACTGGTGCTGATACAGGATTTAATGGAAAAATAGCTGCAGGACAAGGATTTTTAGTAAAGATGAAAGATGGCAATGCCTTAACAGCTAACATCACTTTTAAAAACAGTATGAGAACTGACGATTTAAATAGAGCGTA